A genomic stretch from Candidatus Binataceae bacterium includes:
- the rpoN gene encoding RNA polymerase factor sigma-54 gives MALEVKLGQDLRLRQQLVMTPQLQQAIKILQLAVPELELVVQRELEQNPMLELAEPGSSESPVESGEAAVHGDGEPLNELPSEAEESNLPAPETPTEAPSHDAAVELRELGALEKLDWKEYAENYSNNWQEGSLGGGEDEERRPTVENTLTRKTSLEDHLIWQLRLASFSPQEKQIAAAIVYNLNEDGYLETPLSELASLLECEPARIEAVLKRVQRLDPPGVAARDLSECLNLQLANLGMEDSLAARLVRSHLDLLERHRYAEIAKALNVPVTLVSQAAKVISLLEPKPGRDYGGQEAVYIVPDVIIHKIDDEYAVSLNEEAVPRLRLSSYYRRVLQDGEASAETKGYLQERLRSAQWLVKSIYQRQQTIYKVACSIVKFQRDFFDHGISHLRHLVLKDVADDIGMHESTISRATANKYAHTPQGTFELKFFFTSGVKGASGEDVSAETVKDKIRQMVSLENRRDPLSDQAIAESLRQSEINIARRTVAKYRQALGILPSARRKQVD, from the coding sequence ATGGCCCTTGAGGTAAAGCTCGGACAAGATTTACGCCTGCGTCAGCAGCTGGTGATGACGCCGCAACTCCAGCAGGCTATCAAGATCCTGCAGTTGGCGGTGCCGGAGCTGGAGCTGGTGGTCCAACGTGAGCTGGAACAGAACCCAATGCTGGAGCTGGCCGAACCCGGCAGCAGCGAGAGCCCGGTGGAGAGCGGCGAGGCTGCGGTCCACGGCGACGGCGAACCACTGAATGAGCTTCCCTCCGAGGCGGAGGAGTCGAATTTGCCCGCGCCTGAGACGCCGACGGAGGCGCCCTCACACGACGCGGCGGTGGAGTTGCGCGAGCTTGGGGCGCTGGAGAAGCTGGACTGGAAGGAGTATGCCGAGAACTATTCCAATAACTGGCAGGAAGGTTCGCTAGGGGGTGGCGAAGACGAGGAACGGCGGCCAACGGTGGAGAACACGCTGACCCGCAAAACCTCGTTGGAAGACCACTTGATTTGGCAATTGCGGTTGGCCTCCTTCAGCCCCCAGGAAAAGCAGATCGCCGCCGCCATCGTGTATAACCTCAATGAGGACGGTTATCTGGAAACGCCGCTGAGTGAATTGGCCAGTTTACTGGAATGCGAGCCAGCTCGGATCGAAGCAGTGCTCAAGCGGGTTCAGCGGCTAGACCCGCCGGGAGTGGCGGCTCGCGACTTGAGCGAATGCCTTAATTTGCAACTGGCCAACCTGGGGATGGAGGACTCGCTCGCCGCCCGCCTGGTGCGCTCGCATCTGGATCTGCTCGAGCGCCATCGGTATGCCGAAATCGCTAAGGCGCTCAATGTGCCAGTGACCCTGGTATCCCAGGCTGCCAAGGTGATTTCGCTGCTGGAGCCCAAGCCGGGGCGCGATTATGGTGGCCAGGAAGCGGTCTATATCGTCCCCGACGTAATCATCCACAAGATCGATGACGAATACGCGGTCTCGCTCAATGAGGAGGCGGTGCCACGGCTGCGCCTGTCGAGTTACTACCGGCGGGTGCTGCAGGATGGCGAGGCCAGCGCCGAGACCAAGGGCTATTTGCAGGAGCGGCTACGTTCGGCACAGTGGCTGGTCAAGTCGATTTATCAGCGCCAGCAGACGATCTACAAGGTCGCCTGCTCGATCGTGAAATTTCAGCGCGATTTTTTCGATCACGGCATCAGCCATCTGCGCCATCTGGTGCTCAAGGACGTCGCCGACGACATCGGGATGCATGAGTCCACCATCAGCCGGGCCACCGCCAACAAATACGCGCACACGCCCCAGGGAACTTTCGAGCTGAAGTTTTTTTTCACCTCGGGGGTCAAGGGGGCCAGCGGCGAGGACGTCAGCGCGGAGACGGTCAAAGACAAGATTCGGCAGATGGTGAGCCTGGAAAACCGGCGCGACCCGCTCTCGGACCAGGCCATTGCGGAAAGTTTGCGCCAGTCGGAGATCAATATCGCCCGCCGCACGGTGGCCAAATATCGTCAAGCCCTGGGCATTTTGCCGTCGGCACGGCGCAAGCAAGTCGATTAG
- a CDS encoding PTS sugar transporter subunit IIA: MKITEILSAEMIVPELRGTTKNEVLAELSACLCTAHKEVTPAQVTAVLSERENLGSTAIGDGIAIPHGKLKGLNQILGVFGRSRQGVDFNSLDGQPSHLFFLLVAPEDSASLHLKALARVSRLLRDPSFRSRLMEAGKREELFDLICEEDSKY, translated from the coding sequence ATGAAGATAACTGAAATTCTTTCTGCTGAAATGATCGTTCCCGAACTGCGCGGCACCACCAAAAACGAAGTCCTGGCCGAATTGTCCGCCTGCCTATGCACCGCCCATAAAGAAGTAACTCCAGCGCAGGTAACAGCGGTTTTGAGCGAGCGCGAAAATCTGGGCTCAACCGCCATTGGCGATGGCATTGCTATCCCTCACGGCAAGCTTAAGGGACTGAACCAAATCCTCGGGGTGTTTGGCCGCAGCCGCCAGGGCGTTGATTTCAATTCGCTGGATGGGCAACCCTCGCACCTGTTTTTTCTGTTAGTCGCGCCCGAGGACTCTGCCAGCTTGCATCTGAAGGCTCTGGCACGGGTGTCGCGCCTACTGCGCGATCCGAGTTTCCGCAGCCGTCTGATGGAAGCCGGGAAGCGCGAGGAATTGTTCGACCTCATCTGCGAGGAGGACAGCAAGTACTAG
- the rapZ gene encoding RNase adapter RapZ, whose amino-acid sequence MAQEKYPRVLIVTGVAGSGRFTALRMLEDLGFYCIDNLPVVLMPYALELALQSGLPHLKGVALGIDARERLFFPQWPRVFAEQEQRGYRLEVLFLDAADEVLLRRYSESRRPHPLAAGEVNPAQGIRRERTALAELRERATRVIDTSTISVHELRELIAGLAVDAPPGSRMATELVSFGFKYGMPIGLDIVQDVRFIPNPYFRDDLRALNGLNERVSAFVLAQPAAQTFLTQFEGLLRNLLPLYEREGRSYLAIGVGCTGGRHRSPALVAELAHKLGEWGYKPSVRHQHIAL is encoded by the coding sequence ATGGCGCAGGAGAAATATCCCAGGGTCCTGATCGTAACCGGGGTCGCCGGCTCGGGCCGCTTTACCGCGCTGCGGATGCTGGAGGATCTGGGGTTTTACTGCATCGATAATCTACCCGTGGTGCTGATGCCCTATGCGTTGGAGCTGGCCTTGCAATCCGGTCTGCCCCATCTCAAGGGGGTAGCGCTGGGGATTGACGCTCGGGAGCGATTGTTTTTCCCGCAATGGCCGCGGGTCTTCGCCGAGCAGGAACAGCGCGGCTATCGCCTGGAGGTGCTGTTTCTGGACGCCGCCGACGAAGTTTTGCTGCGTCGCTATTCAGAATCGCGCCGCCCTCATCCCTTGGCGGCGGGAGAAGTCAATCCGGCCCAGGGCATCCGGCGCGAGCGGACCGCCTTGGCCGAGTTACGCGAGCGGGCCACCCGAGTGATCGACACCAGCACGATTAGCGTGCACGAGCTGCGTGAGCTGATCGCGGGTCTGGCCGTGGATGCACCGCCGGGGTCGCGGATGGCGACTGAGCTGGTCTCCTTTGGCTTCAAGTATGGCATGCCCATCGGTCTGGACATCGTGCAGGATGTTCGTTTTATCCCCAATCCCTATTTCCGTGACGATCTGCGTGCGCTCAATGGACTGAACGAGCGGGTGAGCGCCTTCGTGCTGGCACAGCCTGCCGCCCAGACTTTTCTCACCCAATTCGAGGGGTTGTTGCGCAACCTCCTACCGCTCTACGAGCGCGAAGGGCGCAGCTACCTGGCAATCGGAGTAGGTTGTACCGGCGGGCGCCATCGCTCGCCGGCGCTGGTGGCCGAACTGGCGCACAAGCTAGGCGAATGGGGCTACAAGCCCAGCGTTCGCCATCAGCATATAGCCTTGTAA
- a CDS encoding class I SAM-dependent methyltransferase, protein MSKLIIPTGNLLRRRLSPFGLRMLARCCGRRPLALLDVGCGTQSCGLTRRWLNVAEYHGLDRQPNCASAAMDRFFATDLDRSDLAEIPAVYYDAVVMSHVVEHLHDGLAVIERLMDKLKPEGWFYLETPSYRSYNLPSAHGVLNFYDDPTHVRVYDIRAIIDRLAAGGYRIERWGRRRDWRRVMLMAPPVILFNLGYYPLHRQLYGRGLWDLLGMANFVLAQRR, encoded by the coding sequence TTGTCAAAGCTGATAATTCCGACGGGCAATCTGTTACGCCGCCGGCTGAGTCCGTTCGGTTTGCGGATGTTGGCCCGTTGCTGCGGGCGACGGCCACTGGCGCTGCTTGACGTTGGCTGTGGGACCCAGTCATGTGGGTTGACCCGGCGCTGGCTTAATGTTGCCGAATATCACGGCTTGGATCGCCAACCGAATTGTGCGAGCGCCGCGATGGATCGGTTTTTCGCTACTGACCTGGATCGATCCGATTTGGCGGAAATTCCCGCGGTCTATTACGACGCCGTCGTCATGAGCCATGTTGTCGAGCATCTGCACGACGGTCTGGCCGTGATTGAACGGCTGATGGACAAACTCAAGCCCGAGGGCTGGTTTTACTTGGAGACCCCCTCCTATCGCAGCTACAATCTTCCGTCTGCCCATGGCGTGCTGAACTTTTACGACGATCCCACCCATGTGCGGGTCTACGATATCCGCGCGATTATCGATCGGCTGGCCGCCGGGGGATACCGCATCGAACGCTGGGGGCGTCGCCGTGATTGGCGGCGAGTTATGCTGATGGCGCCGCCGGTGATTCTCTTCAATCTTGGCTACTACCCGCTGCACCGCCAGCTCTATGGGCGCGGATTATGGGATCTTTTAGGGATGGCGAATTTCGTTTTGGCCCAGCGCCGCTAA
- a CDS encoding glycosyltransferase: MAAQSPSITARERHRPRLVLIASRDLFEPGIPTVCALMTRATWLCRFYQVHLVSLNTTKAAPACAPVPFASLTLVPPATLLRMVVNCARARLAGQPMQECFHGNRVARERVGQLLDWLMPDVIMLDTFRALAFLPARWRGRGAQILDLHDLLSERYRRFLESRTSANFYGKALESHWAPWSAVANWLARPILSHEARALARREAIAPSQFRAVTLCSPQEAEALRRRTGASNIRAIRQMLAELDLEQPVAPPDFAAHSAYFVGIHRYPPNLAALRLLLDEILPEIARHHPDFVLHVVGNGLPPELAHAHARNPNLRFEGFVADLKQHLRAIPLLIAPFVSGSGIKTKVVEAMAWGKAVVSNEIGFEGLEPRPDHEAFLAGDSASFASATLRALAHPKRTAAIAARGCAMVREMYNCERLLAQWHDLIETARLPPSTQPSPQAASPSSRPGWGRNTNMLA, translated from the coding sequence ATGGCAGCTCAAAGCCCCAGCATCACGGCGCGCGAAAGGCACCGCCCCCGCCTGGTCCTGATCGCCTCGCGCGATCTGTTCGAGCCCGGGATCCCCACGGTCTGCGCCCTGATGACCCGCGCGACCTGGCTGTGCCGCTTCTATCAGGTACATCTGGTCTCGCTGAATACGACCAAGGCCGCGCCCGCTTGCGCGCCGGTGCCCTTCGCCAGTCTGACCCTGGTTCCGCCCGCCACGCTTTTGCGCATGGTCGTTAATTGCGCACGCGCGCGGCTCGCGGGACAACCGATGCAGGAATGCTTTCATGGCAATCGCGTGGCGAGAGAGCGGGTCGGCCAACTGCTGGACTGGCTGATGCCCGACGTGATCATGCTTGATACCTTTCGCGCGCTTGCCTTTTTGCCCGCACGTTGGCGTGGGCGCGGCGCGCAGATTCTGGATCTTCACGACCTCCTCTCGGAGCGCTATCGTCGATTTTTAGAATCCCGGACCAGCGCCAATTTTTACGGCAAGGCGCTGGAATCGCATTGGGCGCCGTGGAGCGCTGTCGCCAACTGGCTCGCGCGCCCAATCCTGAGCCATGAGGCACGCGCACTAGCGCGGCGCGAAGCCATCGCGCCCTCGCAGTTTCGCGCGGTCACCCTGTGCTCGCCTCAGGAAGCCGAGGCGTTGCGCCGGCGCACCGGCGCCAGCAACATCCGGGCGATCCGACAGATGCTGGCCGAACTGGATTTGGAACAACCCGTGGCCCCACCCGATTTCGCCGCACACAGCGCTTACTTCGTGGGGATTCATCGCTATCCGCCCAATCTTGCGGCGTTGCGCCTGCTGCTCGACGAGATCCTGCCCGAAATCGCGCGGCACCATCCTGATTTTGTGCTGCATGTCGTGGGCAACGGCCTACCCCCCGAACTGGCGCATGCGCACGCGCGCAATCCCAACCTCCGCTTCGAGGGTTTTGTCGCCGATTTGAAACAGCATCTGCGCGCGATCCCGCTTTTGATCGCTCCCTTCGTCTCGGGCAGCGGAATCAAGACCAAAGTGGTTGAAGCGATGGCATGGGGCAAGGCGGTGGTGTCCAACGAAATTGGCTTCGAAGGACTGGAGCCGCGGCCCGATCACGAAGCCTTTCTGGCCGGTGACAGCGCGTCTTTCGCCAGCGCCACGCTGCGCGCGCTGGCCCATCCCAAGCGCACCGCGGCGATCGCCGCGCGCGGCTGCGCCATGGTGCGCGAAATGTACAACTGCGAGCGGCTGCTTGCGCAATGGCACGACCTGATCGAAACTGCGCGCCTGCCGCCGTCCACTCAACCCTCGCCGCAAGCTGCCTCGCCTTCGTCTCGACCCGGCTGGGGCAGAAACACGAACATGTTGGCATAG
- a CDS encoding FkbM family methyltransferase, with amino-acid sequence MNALLAVLDDRVPTLALKLRLLKYRLGRAAEMAVMRKYVRKGDTVIDIGARRGLFTGYLAALVGRTGCVHAFEPLPQNLAALRANFARDSRVVLHSVALSSREGWATMRVPAQSNGRLRDALGSLEDIHRHSLSAALEVRCQRLDSLLNGLGRPTFIKCDVEGHELEVMRGARLLMAQARPVLLVEIEQRHAREPIATRFAFLARSGYRGFLLGAGGALRALELFDPALEQRVLGRGYANMFVFLPQPGRDEGEAACGEG; translated from the coding sequence ATGAATGCATTGCTCGCCGTGCTTGATGATCGCGTTCCGACCCTGGCCCTGAAGCTGCGCCTGCTCAAGTATCGACTGGGTCGCGCGGCCGAGATGGCGGTGATGCGAAAGTATGTGCGTAAGGGCGATACGGTGATCGATATCGGGGCTCGTCGTGGCCTCTTCACCGGCTATCTGGCCGCTTTGGTGGGTCGTACCGGCTGCGTACATGCCTTCGAGCCCTTGCCGCAAAATCTGGCCGCGCTGCGCGCCAATTTTGCGCGCGATTCACGCGTGGTGCTGCATTCCGTGGCCTTGTCCTCGCGCGAGGGCTGGGCGACCATGCGCGTTCCCGCGCAGTCCAACGGCCGGCTGCGCGATGCGTTGGGCTCGCTGGAGGATATCCATCGCCACAGTCTTAGCGCCGCCCTCGAAGTCCGCTGCCAGCGACTGGACAGTTTGCTGAACGGCCTGGGGCGCCCGACTTTCATCAAGTGCGATGTTGAAGGGCACGAGCTGGAAGTTATGCGCGGCGCGCGCCTGCTGATGGCGCAAGCGCGGCCGGTGTTGCTGGTTGAAATCGAGCAGCGCCACGCGCGCGAACCCATTGCAACGCGCTTCGCCTTTCTCGCCCGCAGCGGGTACCGCGGTTTTCTGCTGGGCGCGGGCGGTGCATTGCGCGCGCTGGAGCTGTTCGATCCCGCGCTCGAACAGCGTGTGCTCGGCCGCGGCTATGCCAACATGTTCGTGTTTCTGCCCCAGCCGGGTCGAGACGAAGGCGAGGCAGCTTGCGGCGAGGGTTGA